In Serratia liquefaciens ATCC 27592, the genomic stretch CGATAACACCGGACAAGATCAGCAGCATCGGCAGATCGGCACCCATGCGGATCAGCACCGGCCTCAATACGTTATCCAGCGTAGCCACCACGCAGCTCCAGACCAGCAGCACGGTGCCCCAGGTGGTATCACCGCTCCAGTACAGCCAGATAATGGCTGGCACCAGCACCAACAGCGGCCCCAGTTGCGCGACACAGCAGATAAAGATCAGCACCGTCAGCAGGGTGGCGGCAGGAATGCCAGTCACCGCCAGGCCAATACCGCCCAATACCGATTGTACCAGCGCCGTCACCACCACGCCCAAAGCTACCGCACGGATTGCCTGACCACCCAGCACGACGGCAGCATCGCCTCGTTCGGCGCCCAGACGCGTTGCGAAGTGGCGAATGCCCAGGGCAACCTGTTCACCACGGGCATAGAGCAATACGCTAAACAAAAGCATCAGCGTGCAATGTAACAACAGGCGACCAATATGCGCCGCCTGCGCCACAAACCAGGTGGCGGTTTGGCCGAAGTAGGGTTGCACTTTCGCCACCAGGGCGGTGCCGCCGGCACTCACCAGCGTATGGTAGCTGTTATAAATCTTATCGCCGATCATCGGGATCGATTGCAGCCACGCCAGATCGGGAATATGCAGCTTGCCGGGGGTACTGGCCCAGGCAACCACGGGCGCGCTGTTGTCTACCACGCTGCTGACCAGCAGAGAAATCGGCAGGATGAACAGCAGGATCAACAGTAACGTCATGACCAACACGGCCAGCGAGCGGCGGCCCCAAAGTATTTTTTGCAGCTTGATCAGCAGCGGCCAGGTGGCGATAACCACCATGCCGGCCCAGGCGAAGCCGAGAATGAACGGTTGAATGACCCAAAAACAGGCGACGATCATAATGGCGATAAACAGCACGCCAAAAATAATCCGTGGCAAATCGTATCGGGACTGGGGGATTGTCATGAATGGGTTCTCATCCTGGTAAGTTAATTCCTTTGTTTAGATTAAGCATGGTGCATTTTCGTCACTTTTCATCATGCGCCGCACCTTTTATTGCGCGTCGTCTGACGACCTAATAATGTGCATGCCTTCACTAAACGAGTATGTTAGTTTTTATGCCTAATAAAAAGTAGGGTGGGTCTGAATAAAGGCCTGATTCAGCGTGCATAAGCGCATAAAAAATAGACAGACAGGGTCAAAAAGCGAATGATCCCACAGATTTCTCAGGCACCCGGCCTCGTTCAACGGGTGCTCGACTTTTTGGAAGCCTTAAAGCAAAACGGATTCAATGGCGATATCGCCACCAGCTACGCCGACCGGCTGACGATGGCGACCGACAACAGTATCTATCAGTTGCTGCCCGACGCGGTAGTGTTTCCCCGCTCCACCGCAGACGTGGCGCTGATTGCACGCCTGGCGGCTGAAGAACGTTTCAGCGCGCTGACCTTCAGCCCCCGCGGCGGCGGAACCGGCACCAACGGACAGTCGCTTAACAGCGGCATCGTGGTGGACATGTCGCGCCACATGAACCGTATTCTGGACATCAACGTCGAGCAGGGGTGGGTCAAGGTGGAGGCTGGGGTGATCAAAGACCAGCTTAACCAGTACCTGCGGCCCTTGGGTTATTTTTTCTCGCCGGAGCTTTCCACCAGTAACCGCGCCACGCTGGGCGGCATGATCAATACCGACGCTTCCGGCCAGGGGTCGCTGGTGTACGGTAAAACCTCCGATCACGTACTGGGCCTGCGGGCGGTTTTGCTGGGCGGCGATATGATCGACACTCGCGCCATGCCGACGCCACTGGCGGAAACGATTGCCTGTGAGGAAACCCTTGAGGGGCAGATTTACCGAACGGTACTCAACAGTTGCCGTGACCAACGCGCGCTGATCCTGGAAAAATTCCCCAAGCTAAACCGCTTCCTGACCGGCTACGATCTGCGGCACGTGTTTAGTGACGATCTGCAAACCTTCGATTTGACGCGTATTCTGACCGGTGCCGAAGGAACTCTGGCCTTTATTACCGAAGCGCGGTTGGACATTACGCCGCTGCCGAAGGTGCGCCGCCTGGTGAACGTTAAATACGACTCCTTTGATTCCGCGCTGCGTAATGCGCCCTTTATGGTTGAAGCCAAGGCGTTGTCGGTAGAAACCATCGATTCCAAGGTGTTGAACCTGGCGCGTGAGGATATCGTCTGGCATTCGGTGAGCGAACTGATCACCAACGTGCCGGATAAAGAGATGCTGGGCCTGAACATCGTCGAATTTGCCGGTGACGACGAGGTCCTGATCGACCAGCAGATGGAGAGTCTGTGCCTGCGATTAGATGAACTGATCTCCGAGAGGCAGGGCGGCGTGATTGGCTATCAGATCTGTGGTGATTTGGTGGGCATCGAGCGCATTTATAACATGCGCAAAAAGGCGGTCGGGTTATTGGGTAACGCCAAAGGGCGGGCCAAACCGATTCCCTTTGCCGAAGACACCTGCGTGCCGCCTCAGCATCTGGCCGATTACATCGTCGAATTCCGTCAGTTGCTGGACAGCCACAACCTCAGCTACGGCATGTTCGGTCACGTCGATGCCGGCGTGCTGCATGTGCGTCCCGCGCTGGACATGTGCGATCCCCAGCAGGAAGTGCTGATGAAACAGCTCTCCGATCAGGTGGTGGCACTAACCGCCAAATACGGCGGCTTGCTGTGGGGTGAACACGGTAAAGGTTTCCGCGCCGAATACAGCCCGGAGTTTTTCGGCGAGCAGCTGTATCTGGAACTGCGTCGCATCAAAGCCGCATTCGATCCGAACAACCGCCTCAACCCCGGCAAAATTTGCTCGCCGTTGGGCGTCGATGCGCCAATGATGAAAGTGGACGCCGTCAAGCGCGGTACCCTCGATCGCCGCATTCCTGTCGAGGTACGTACTTCATTCCGGGGGGCGATGGAATGTAACGGCAACGGTCTGTGCTTCAACTTTGACGTGCGTAGCCCGATGTGCCCGTCGATGAAAATCACCGGCAATCGTATCCATTCGCCAAAAGGCCGGGCCGCGCTGGTGCGTGAATGGCTGCGTCTGCTGTCCGAGCAGGGCGTCGATCCCGTGGCGTTGGAAAAACAGCTGCCACAGCAGCGGCTCAGTTTCCGAACGCTGATCGAGAAA encodes the following:
- the ydiK gene encoding AI-2E family transporter YdiK — translated: MTIPQSRYDLPRIIFGVLFIAIMIVACFWVIQPFILGFAWAGMVVIATWPLLIKLQKILWGRRSLAVLVMTLLLILLFILPISLLVSSVVDNSAPVVAWASTPGKLHIPDLAWLQSIPMIGDKIYNSYHTLVSAGGTALVAKVQPYFGQTATWFVAQAAHIGRLLLHCTLMLLFSVLLYARGEQVALGIRHFATRLGAERGDAAVVLGGQAIRAVALGVVVTALVQSVLGGIGLAVTGIPAATLLTVLIFICCVAQLGPLLVLVPAIIWLYWSGDTTWGTVLLVWSCVVATLDNVLRPVLIRMGADLPMLLILSGVIGGLLAFGMIGLFIGPVVLAVSYRLLTAWMNEAPEPTTDLEEVAKDLEQM
- the ydiJ gene encoding D-2-hydroxyglutarate dehydrogenase YdiJ, with protein sequence MIPQISQAPGLVQRVLDFLEALKQNGFNGDIATSYADRLTMATDNSIYQLLPDAVVFPRSTADVALIARLAAEERFSALTFSPRGGGTGTNGQSLNSGIVVDMSRHMNRILDINVEQGWVKVEAGVIKDQLNQYLRPLGYFFSPELSTSNRATLGGMINTDASGQGSLVYGKTSDHVLGLRAVLLGGDMIDTRAMPTPLAETIACEETLEGQIYRTVLNSCRDQRALILEKFPKLNRFLTGYDLRHVFSDDLQTFDLTRILTGAEGTLAFITEARLDITPLPKVRRLVNVKYDSFDSALRNAPFMVEAKALSVETIDSKVLNLAREDIVWHSVSELITNVPDKEMLGLNIVEFAGDDEVLIDQQMESLCLRLDELISERQGGVIGYQICGDLVGIERIYNMRKKAVGLLGNAKGRAKPIPFAEDTCVPPQHLADYIVEFRQLLDSHNLSYGMFGHVDAGVLHVRPALDMCDPQQEVLMKQLSDQVVALTAKYGGLLWGEHGKGFRAEYSPEFFGEQLYLELRRIKAAFDPNNRLNPGKICSPLGVDAPMMKVDAVKRGTLDRRIPVEVRTSFRGAMECNGNGLCFNFDVRSPMCPSMKITGNRIHSPKGRAALVREWLRLLSEQGVDPVALEKQLPQQRLSFRTLIEKTRNSWYAGKGEYDFSHEVKEAMSGCLACKACSTQCPIKIDVPGFRSRFLQLYHTRYLRPARDYMVAGVESYTPLMAKAPKVFNFFFRQPWVRELSRNTVGMIDLPMLSSPTLRQQLSGHGATTMTLEQLEALNAEQREQHVLIVQDPFTSYYDAKVVADFVRLVEKLGYRPVLLPFSPNGKAQHIKGFLTRFARTARKTADFLNRVAKLGMPLVGVDPALVLCYRDEYNEILGETRGDFQVQLVHEWLQQLLAERAEQPATGEAWYLFGHCTETTALPASGQHWTSIFARFGARLENVSVGCCGMAGTYGHEVKNLQNSLGIYELSWHQALQRLPRQRCLATGYSCRSQVKRIEGNGVRHPLQALLEMIE